The following are from one region of the Entelurus aequoreus isolate RoL-2023_Sb linkage group LG17, RoL_Eaeq_v1.1, whole genome shotgun sequence genome:
- the LOC133632701 gene encoding uncharacterized protein LOC133632701: MSLARIHDRQHIKTFWENRIHVHDEHATCEEQRRNASALHKQRIHRQTTRWRNQTWLRGEWLTHLEKRNTHLKNLKEPLVHQMKL; the protein is encoded by the exons ATGAGTCTAGCGCGGATCCACGACAGGCAACACATCAAGACCTTCTGGGAGAACCGGATCCATGTCCATGACGAGCACGCCACCTGCGAGGAGCAGAGGAGGAACGCCAGCGCCCTCCACAA GCAGAGAATCCACCGCCAGACAACAAggtggcgcaaccaaacttg GCTGCGCGGGGAGTGGCTAACTCACCTGGAGAAGCGCAACACGCACCTGAAGAACCTGAAGGAACCTCTTGTCCACCAGATGAAGCTTTAA
- the ercc6l gene encoding DNA excision repair protein ERCC-6-like, which produces MDKGHLNGDVEAIEKKMDKCLSINEGDTMEAYHRYIRKGKDVAREGDMNKALELFKIAESIKRSEKLQKRIEKIEELLAQNNSGEEDDDEFVDVNNSGLKLYKDLYLKLYDYQRDGVAFLYSLYRDERKGGILADDMGLGKTIQVISFLSGMYDCELVKHTLLVMPTSLIRNWTKEFTKWTPGIRVKEFHGAKLERTKNLEKVQRSKGVIITTYTMLMNNWQQLSSYEGNEFKWDYVILDEAHKIKTTTTKTAKSVSAVPSKNRLLLTGTPVQNNLREMWSLFHFACSGTLLGTAKTFKMQYENPITRAREKDATPGEMALGSSMSANLMTIIKPYFLRRTKAEVQNKKNEDASQNKCQGKKQLEDPKVSGAIMPALTRKNDLIVWTYLSRVQEDIYWKFISLDHIKELLMTTRSPLAELTLLKKLCDHPRLLSARAITNLGLKDSPAKKQQSDDTEMGSIINVADKTLISESGKLVFLFALLEHLREEGHRTLVFAHYRMVLDIIERILKNRGYKVLRLDGTVTQVTERERLITLFQTNQTYSVFLLTTQVGGVGITLTAADRVVIFDPSWNPATDAQAVDRAYRIGQKENVVIYRLITCGTVEEKIYRRQVFKDSLIRQNTGDKKNPFRYFSKQELKELFTLEDTRSSSTQQLLQSLHSKHRHTDTALDHHIARLHTMEMFGISDHDLMFSLNVDHDEAPKNKKEQNYIEGRVQKAHELVKAESDLQMQFATNVESSTEPANKERLPENKPGKPRANSVSSPRRPADLDKSGSGKNGGIKSSTIDLTVSDSESGEKSLNLLEQSSLKQKSLSTEDMFGSLSLKEQESFGAVDPGDVKAGGTDEKCTQEVEKSPSMHIKDNEDCNLDERHVKSFQKKRLSVLQSSSTSLKVDSWSRTSAGSEMIDDNFNLQLEESDVSYRSIMEDEERKLLSQLQTEGTFDVDKSLTEGQQSGKSQVSELDESIIIYAKKKRAAVLSDSEEEVERDDKPQLTKGSVNKSLQMLGSSTPKSGMHSSTPSKSRKSVGGNTSVASRRSLLNSIIKDVDKQDEDNRDELSGRYSDEVEEEEEDDYVTSQEDLSLDQATGETLNTEEEREDLEESTSELELASFERMEQCTTNTAAGIALKSSSDSESMYESLVTRGHQFFRDGKLNEALDLFLKAIDINPGDPDIEILTIKLYRQLRE; this is translated from the exons ATGGACAAGGGCCACTTAAACGGCGACGTGGAGGCGATCGAGAAGAAGATGGACAA GTGTTTGTCCATCAATGAAGGGGACACGATGGAGGCGTATCACAG ATACATTCGAAAAGGTAAAGACGTGGCCAGAGAAGGAGACATGAACAAAGCTCTGGAGCTCTTCAAGATAGCCGAAAGCATTAAGCGCAGTGAAAAGCTGCAAAAGAGAATTGAGAAAATTGAGGAACTTTTGGCCCAGAACAACTCAGGGGAGGAAGATGATGACGAGTTTGTGGATGTGAACAACAGCGGTCTAAAGCTCTATAAAGATCTCTACCTGAAGCTTTATGACTACCAGAGGGACGGCGTGGCCTTCTTGTACAGCCTCTACAGAGACGAGCGGAAAGGTGGAATTCTGGCAGACGACATGGGCCTGGGCAAGACCATCCAGGTCATATCGTTCTTGTCGGGAATGTACGACTGTGAGCTAGTGAAACACACTCTGCTGGTCATGCCCACATCACTCATCAGAAACTGGACCAAGGAGTTTACTAAATGGACTCCTGGCATAAGGGTCAAAGAGTTTCACGGCGCCAAGCTGGAGCGGACCAAGAATCTGGAGAAGGTCCAGAGGAGTAAAGGTGTTATCATCACCACATACACCATGCTGATGAACAACTGGCAGCAGCTGTCGTCCTACGAGGGAAACGAGTTCAAGTGGGACTATGTGATCCTGGACGAGGCACACAAGATTAAGACCACCACAACCAAAACGGCCAAGAGCGTCTCGGCCGTTCCATCCAAAAACCGACTTCTGCTTACCGGCACTCCTGTCCAGAACAACCTCCGAGAGATGTGGTCCCTATTTCATTTTGCCTGTTCCGGAACTCTACTTGGCACGGCCAAAACCTTCAAAATGCAGTACGAGAACCCCATTACTCGAGCACGGGAGAAGGACGCTACACCGGGTGAAATGGCGCTGGGCTCCAGTATGTCTGCCAACCTCATGACTATCATCAAACCCTACTTCCTTCGTAGGACAAAGGCTGAAGTGCAGAATAAGAAAAACGAAGATGCATCCCAAAACAAGTGTCAAGGGAAGAAACAGTTGGAGGACCCGAAGGTCTCTGGTGCCATCATGCCCGCACTGACAAGGAAGAACGACTTGATTGTTTGGACGTACCTCAGTCGCGTTCAGGAAGACATCTACTGGAAGTTCATTTCCCTGGATCACATCAAGGAGCTGCTCATGACAACCAGGTCACCCCTAGCCGAGCTGACCCTCCTGAAAAAGCTGTGTGACCACCCAAGGCTGCTCTCCGCTCGAGCGATCACCAATTTAGGTCTGAAAGACAGCCCAGCTAAAAAGCAGCAGAGCGATGACACGGAGATGGGCAGTATCATCAACGTTGCTGACAAAACGCTGATATCCGAATCTGGCAAACTGGTATTTCTGTTTGCTCTCCTTGAACATCTCAGAGAGGAAGGTCATCGCACACTGGTCTTTGCTCACTACAGGATGGTACTGGATATCATCGAGCGCATCCTCAAGAACCGAGGCTACAAAGTCCTGAGGCTTGACGGAACAGTCACTCAGGTGACGGAAAGGGAGCGCCTCATTACCCTCTTCCAGACGAACCAAACATATTCCGTCTTCCTTCTCACCACTCAGGTGGGTGGAGTTGGCATCACCTTGACGGCAGCGGACCGAGTCGTCATCTTCGATCCCAGCTGGAACCCAGCGACAGACGCCCAGGCAGTGGACAGGGCGTACCGCATTGGTCAGAAGGAGAACGTTGTCATTTACAGGCTGATCACGTGCGGCACAGTAGAAGAAAAGATCTACAGACGACAGGTCTTCAAAGATTCACTGATCAGGCAGAACACGGGAGACAAGAAGAACCCTTTTCGGTACTTCAGCAAGCAAGAGTTGAAGGAGCTCTTCACTCTGGAGGACACGCGGTCGTCGTCCACACAGCAGTTGCTTCAGTCCTTGCACtccaaacacagacacacagacacagcaCTGGACCACCACATCGCCCGCCTCCACACCATGGAGATGTTTGGAATCTCTGATCACGACCTCATGTTTTCCCTCAATGTAGACCACGATGAGGCCCCGAAGAACAAAAAAGAGCAAAACTACATTGAAGGTCGGGTCCAGAAAGCCCATGAGCTCGTGAAGGCGGAATCGGACCTGCAGATGCAGTTTGCAACCAATGTAGAATCCAGCACAGAGCCGGCGAACAAGGAACGTTTGCCTGAGAATAAACCGGGAAAACCGAGGGCAAATTCTGTCAGCTCGCCACGCCGGCCAGCAGATTTGGACAAATCCGGTTCTGGCAAAAATGGTGGCATTAAGAGCAGCACAATTGATCTCACTGTTAGTGATAGCGAGTCTGGTGAAAAATCATTAAACCTTTTAGAACAGTCTTCGCTGAAGCAGAAGTCTCTCTCTACTGAGGACATGTTTGGGTCTTTGTCTCTGAAGGAGCAGGAGTCTTTTGGGGCAGTGGACCCAGGAGACGTAAAAGCTGGTGGAACTGATGAAAAATGTACTCAGGAAGTTGAGAAAAGTCCTTCCATGCACATCAAAGATAATGAAGATTGCAACCTGGATGAGAGGCACGTGAAGTCTTTCCAGAAGAAAAGACTCTCAGTCTTGCAGTCATCCAGTACCAGCTTAAAAGTAGACTCGTGGTCCCGAACTAGCGCCGGCTCAGAGATGATTGATGACAACTTCAACTTGCAGCTGGAGGAGAGTGACGTCTCCTACCGCAGCATCATGGAGGACGAAGAGAGAAAGCTGCTATCTCAGCTGCAGACGGAGGGCACGTTTGACGTGGATAAGTCGCTCACAGAGGGCCAACAAAGCGGCAAGTCCCAAGTCTCCGAATTGGACGAATCCATCATCATATACGCCAAGAAGAAAAGAGCTGCTGTCCTCTCTGACAGTGAAGAAGAGGTTGAGCGTGACGACAAGCCCCAGTTGACCAAGGGTTCGGTTAATAAGTCTCTCCAGATGCTAGGATCCTCCACGCCCAAATCTGGGATGCACAGTTCCACCCCCAGCAAGTCCAGAAAGAGTGTTGGAGGAAACACCTCTGTGGCATCACGCCGCTCCCTCCTGAATTCTATCATTAAAGACGTGGACAAGCAGGATGAAGACAACCGTGACGAGCTTTCAGGGAGGTACTCTGacgaggtggaggaggaggaggaggatgactaTGTAACCAGCCAGGAGGATCTCAGCCTGGACCAAGCAACTGGAGAGACTTTAAACACAGAAGAAGAGAGGGAAGACCTGGAAGAGTCCACCAGTGAGCTGGAGCTAGCGTCCTTTGAGAGGATGGAGCAGTGTACCACTAACACAGCGGCGGGCATTGCCTTAAAGTCCTCGTCGGACTCAGAAAGCATGTACGAGTCGCTGGTGACTCGAGGCCACCAGTTTTTCAGGGATGGCAAACTGAACGAAGCATTGGACTTGTTCCTGAAGGCCATCGATATCAACCCTGGAGATCCTGATATCGAGATCCTGACCATCAAACTGTATCGCCAACTGAGAGAATAA